A window of Thermoproteus sp. genomic DNA:
TCCGAGAGCTTTGTGAAGTCCTCGTCGGATATAAGCCCCAGCTCCTTTTTTGCCGTGAGGACCTCCAGCTCTTTGGTCAACTCCGCCACGACGCCTTGTATTTGTTCCAGCCGTATTTTTATCCTGGCCAGATCGCTGTCCCAAGACCCCTTGAGGGCTTGTGAGGAGTCCACGAAGGCCTTCCAAGTGTCCTCTACCCCCCTCAGCCTCTCTTCATACTGCGACAACAACTTCTCCAACTCGCCTATGGCTACGTAAGATATATCTACGCTCATGTCAAGACGCCCTCCAGCTCCTTTTTAAGCCTCTCATACGCCTCTCTAGATATCTTCCCCTCCTTCAACAGCTCGTCGAGTCTGCCCAGCGAGACCCTTAAGTTTATGACTTCGGCGTTTGTGGAAGTAGCAAGCACCCTCTTGAAGTGTTGGTCTAAGACTTCCTGTATCGAGTTGTAGCGCTTCTCCATGTCGTCCAGCAACGCCTTAAGGCCGTTTAGCTTCTCCTCGATCTCCTGTCTGACCTTGTTGTACTGCTCTTCGGGGAGGAACTCCCTCTTTAGCTCCAACTCCCTCAGGGCCCTCTCGTAGTTGGCTATAGACGAGGAGAGGAGGTCTATGGACCTCTTGAGCACCAACTTCTCTACCTCCCACTGCTTCTTGTACGTCAAGACAGAGGACTCATAGCCCCGCCAAGACTCGTCCAGTTTCTTTAACACCTCGTCGTACTTCATGAGCACATTGTCGGCGACGGGCTTTATGGCCTTGTCGAAATCGGCTTCTGTCTTCTCGACGGCGGCCAGTTGCACCACCTGGACCACCTCGGCCTGTTGTGTCACCTCTTGGCGTTGCGCCGGCTGTTGCGACTTGTACCTCACATAGACGGGACATTCGGCGTAGTTGCCTATACAGTACCAGTCGAACGGGTTGACGGGCTTGTTGGTATAGCCGCATACAAATCCGCCCTCAACTCTCCTTAGAGCAGGGCAAACGCTCATGTCGCCTACTGTATAGAGTTATATATTTATTACGCTCCGACAACGAAGACCCCACACGACGTCAATCCAGATCGCCCGCCGCCGGCCTGGCCGACAAAAACGCCTTCAAGTCCTCTAGAGTCCCTATATCGTAGAACTTCGCGTCTGAGGGGTATACAATTACGTCGGGCATTAACGACTCGGCGAAGTGGTTGAAATCTAGGTACTTCTCTTCGAGCCTCTTAACGACAGAGCCCTCGACGACGTATATGCCGGTCGACACGACGTATTTAAACTTCGGCTTTTCCCTCCAGGCGGCCAGCCTACCGCCTGCTGTCTCAAGCACTCCGAACCTCAAGGAGGCCTCCACCTCCTGGCCCACTATCGTCAATTTGGCCGACGCCTCCACGTGCGCCTTTAAGACCGGCGCTATCTTTAAGTCCGTCAAGACGTCGCTGGGGGCCACCAAGACAGGCTCGTCGCCTATATACTCCTTGGCGTAATAGAGCTGTCCAGCAGTCCCCAACAGCTTTCTGGAGGGCACGAAGACGACCTCCGGATGGAACTCGGCCACATACCGCCTCAATATGTCCTGCATGTAGAAGCCCACTACATATATCTCCACGCCGTTGGACTTGAGCCACTCTATGGCGTAGTCCAAAATAGTCTTGTCGCCTATATTCGCTAGAGACTTGGGCGCGAAATAGGTCAGAGGCCTCAGCCTAGTGCCGAGCCCCGCCGCCAACAAAAAGGCCTTCAAAGGTAGTCCTTGAGGCCGTACTTCTTCAGGTGATGTTCTATTTTCTTCACCTCCTTTTCCATCTTCTTGGCCTCCACAATTATGTCGGCCCGTTTCTCCTCGGCGCCTTTGCTCTTTATAGTGCAGAAGCCGTCGGGCGTCAGGGCGCGGGCCTCGCAGTAGGCATATTGGCACTTGGCCCCGATGCACTCGTCGTTGAGCCATGTGCACCAGAACACTATTTTGTTGCCCCTAATTGTGGGCTTTAGGGCCTTCTTCCCGCACCTAAAGAGCGAAGACCCATTCGGACCAAATGCGCACCTAGGGCCCAGACATGGCTCTCTACCGGACACAGTATAAAGCTTATGCTTCTATTAAAATTTTACAGGGACATTATATCCAAGAGACTTTAGGAATTCAGCTACCTCTTCGAATTTAGGCGAGGAGCGCGCGCCGGGCCGCGTCACCTTTATAGAGGCAGCCGCGTTGGCGAAAAGTAGACGTTCATATAGCGAAAAGCCGGCGAGCCTTGCCGCTATATAGGCCGCGGCGAACGTGTCGCCAGCGCCCGTCGTGTCCACCGGCTGGAGCCTAAAGGCGTCGACATATATGAACTCTCCGTCGCTGATGGCCATAGCCCCCTTGTCGCCTAGAGTCACTATGATCTCCCTAGCCGAGATGTTCTTGGCTATGACGTCTAAAGCCGCTCTGTGGTCTGTAGAGCTCGCCAAAAGTTTGGCCTCCGCCTGGTTCATAAAGACCACATCGACGCCGGATAGGGCCTTAGAGGCCACCTCCAGCCCCTTCCTGGCCAGCGCGGTGCCGCCGTCTATCGATACGCTTCTGCCCAGTCTCTTCGCGACCTCTTTTGCCTTTAGTATCAACTCCACGCGGCCGCTGGCCACGTGGACGTGGTCGACGCCGCCCAGAGCGGCCTCGTTTATATCGTCAGGCGAGAGGCCCATATTGGCGCCCCTGTAGGCTATCATGCGTTTAGCCCCGTCGGGCTGGACTAAAACCACTACGACGCCCGATCTGACCCCCTTTATCCTCTTCACGAAGCCCACATCTACTCCCTCTCCGGCGAGGTCCTTCAAGATCATATCGCCCAACACGTCGTCGCCGACAGAGCCTATAAACCTAGCCCTATGCCCCATTCTGGTTATGGCCACTGCGAAGTTGGCGGCGGAGCCGCCCCCGCCGGTGTATATGTCGACTGCCTCTACGGATTGATCTAAGCCGGGCAGTTCCGGCGTCTTTATGTATATATCGTAATTCAGATTGCCTATCGAGGCCACTAGAGCCACAAGTGTATTTAACCACCATATATATTGTTATGTGGTGGAGGACCTCCTACAGTTGAGGAAGACAATCGAGGAGAGGATAGCCCAGCTGGAGAGGGAGTTGGAGCTCTACAA
This region includes:
- a CDS encoding nucleotidyltransferase family protein: MKAFLLAAGLGTRLRPLTYFAPKSLANIGDKTILDYAIEWLKSNGVEIYVVGFYMQDILRRYVAEFHPEVVFVPSRKLLGTAGQLYYAKEYIGDEPVLVAPSDVLTDLKIAPVLKAHVEASAKLTIVGQEVEASLRFGVLETAGGRLAAWREKPKFKYVVSTGIYVVEGSVVKRLEEKYLDFNHFAESLMPDVIVYPSDAKFYDIGTLEDLKAFLSARPAAGDLD
- a CDS encoding carbohydrate kinase family protein; this encodes MALVASIGNLNYDIYIKTPELPGLDQSVEAVDIYTGGGGSAANFAVAITRMGHRARFIGSVGDDVLGDMILKDLAGEGVDVGFVKRIKGVRSGVVVVLVQPDGAKRMIAYRGANMGLSPDDINEAALGGVDHVHVASGRVELILKAKEVAKRLGRSVSIDGGTALARKGLEVASKALSGVDVVFMNQAEAKLLASSTDHRAALDVIAKNISAREIIVTLGDKGAMAISDGEFIYVDAFRLQPVDTTGAGDTFAAAYIAARLAGFSLYERLLFANAAASIKVTRPGARSSPKFEEVAEFLKSLGYNVPVKF